From the Streptomyces syringium genome, one window contains:
- the rpsJ gene encoding 30S ribosomal protein S10, translating into MAGQKIRIRLKAYDHEVIDSSAKKIVETVTRTGASVAGPVPLPTEKNVYCVIKSPHKYKDSREHFEMRTHKRLIDILDPTPKTVDSLMRLDLPAGVDIEIKL; encoded by the coding sequence ATGGCGGGACAGAAGATCCGCATCCGGCTCAAGGCCTACGACCACGAGGTCATCGACAGCTCGGCGAAGAAGATCGTCGAGACGGTGACGCGTACTGGTGCGTCGGTCGCGGGCCCGGTGCCGCTGCCCACTGAGAAGAACGTGTACTGCGTCATCAAGTCGCCGCACAAGTACAAGGACTCGCGCGAGCACTTCGAGATGCGCACGCACAAGCGCCTCATCGACATCCTCGACCCCACGCCGAAGACGGTTGACTCGCTCATGCGCCTCGACCTGCCGGCGGGCGTCGACATCGAGATCAAGCTCTGA
- the rplD gene encoding 50S ribosomal protein L4, with the protein MSTIDILSPAGDKAGTVELPTEIFDAKVSVPLIHQVVVAQLAAARQGTHKTKTRGEVRGGGKKPYRQKGTGRARQGSTRAPQFAGGGVVHGPVPRDYSQRTPKKMKAAALRGALTDRARNSRIHVVTGVVEGEVSTKAAKTLFGKISERKNLLLVVDRADEAAWLSARNLPQVHILEPGQLNTYDVLVSDDVVFTQAAFERFVAGPAAAAKATASEAELEGSDA; encoded by the coding sequence ATGAGCACCATTGACATCCTTTCGCCGGCAGGCGACAAGGCCGGGACCGTCGAGCTCCCCACGGAGATCTTCGACGCGAAGGTCAGCGTTCCGCTGATCCACCAGGTCGTCGTCGCCCAGCTGGCCGCTGCCCGTCAGGGCACGCACAAGACGAAGACTCGTGGCGAGGTCCGCGGCGGTGGCAAGAAGCCTTACCGCCAGAAGGGCACCGGCCGCGCGCGCCAGGGCTCGACCCGCGCCCCGCAGTTCGCCGGTGGTGGCGTCGTGCACGGTCCCGTGCCGCGTGACTACTCGCAGCGGACCCCGAAGAAGATGAAGGCCGCCGCCCTGCGCGGTGCCCTCACCGACCGGGCCCGCAACAGCCGCATCCACGTCGTCACCGGCGTGGTCGAGGGCGAGGTCTCCACCAAGGCCGCCAAGACGCTGTTCGGCAAGATCTCGGAGCGCAAGAACCTGCTCCTGGTCGTCGACCGCGCCGACGAGGCCGCGTGGCTGTCCGCCCGCAACCTGCCCCAGGTGCACATCCTGGAGCCGGGCCAGCTGAACACGTACGACGTGCTCGTCTCCGACGACGTGGTCTTCACGCAGGCTGCCTTCGAGCGCTTCGTGGCGGGCCCCGCCGCGGCCGCCAAGGCCACCGCTTCCGAGGCTGAGCTCGAAGGGAGCGACGCCTGA
- the rplW gene encoding 50S ribosomal protein L23, which produces MSEQTAAVITSKTYTDPRDILVKPVVSEKSYALLDENKYTFIVDPRANKTQIKQAVEAVFSVKVTGVNTINRQGKRKRTRTGFGKRANTKRAIVTLAEGDRIDIFGGPVS; this is translated from the coding sequence ATGAGCGAGCAGACTGCAGCGGTCATCACCAGCAAGACCTACACGGACCCCCGTGACATCCTGGTCAAGCCGGTGGTCTCCGAGAAGAGCTACGCGCTGCTGGACGAGAACAAGTACACGTTCATCGTCGACCCGCGCGCCAACAAGACCCAGATCAAGCAGGCCGTCGAGGCGGTCTTCTCGGTCAAGGTCACCGGGGTCAACACGATCAACCGCCAGGGCAAGCGCAAGCGCACCCGCACCGGTTTCGGCAAGCGCGCCAACACCAAGCGCGCCATCGTGACCCTTGCCGAGGGCGACCGTATCGACATCTTCGGCGGCCCGGTCTCCTAA
- the rpsS gene encoding 30S ribosomal protein S19: protein MPRSLKKGPFVDDHLIKKVDAQNEAGTHNVIKTWSRRSMIVPAMLGHTLAVHNGKTHVPVFVTESMVGHKLGEFAPTRTFRGHVKDDRKSKRR, encoded by the coding sequence ATGCCGCGTAGTCTCAAGAAGGGGCCCTTCGTCGACGACCACCTCATCAAGAAGGTGGACGCACAGAACGAAGCAGGTACCCACAACGTCATCAAGACCTGGTCCCGTCGCTCCATGATCGTGCCGGCCATGCTCGGCCACACGCTCGCGGTGCACAACGGCAAGACGCATGTCCCGGTGTTCGTCACCGAGTCCATGGTCGGCCACAAGCTCGGCGAGTTTGCGCCGACCCGCACCTTCCGCGGCCACGTCAAGGACGACCGCAAGTCGAAGCGCCGCTAA
- the rplC gene encoding 50S ribosomal protein L3, which translates to MAKNIKGVLGEKLGMTQVWDENNRVVPVTVVKAGPCVVTQVRTNDSDGYESVQIAFGEIDPRKVNKPLKGHFAKADVTPRRHLVELRTADASEYTLGQEITAAVFESGVKVDVTGKSKGKGFAGVMKRHNFKGLGAGHGTQRKHRSPGSIGGCATPGRVFKGLRMAGRMGNERVTTQNLTVHAVDAEKGLLLIKGAVPGPNGGLVLVRTAAKGA; encoded by the coding sequence ATGGCTAAGAACATTAAGGGCGTCCTGGGCGAGAAGCTCGGCATGACCCAGGTCTGGGACGAGAACAACCGGGTTGTCCCGGTGACCGTCGTCAAGGCCGGGCCCTGCGTCGTCACCCAGGTCCGCACCAACGACAGCGACGGCTACGAGTCGGTCCAGATCGCCTTCGGCGAGATCGACCCGCGCAAGGTGAACAAGCCCCTCAAGGGTCACTTCGCCAAGGCCGACGTCACCCCGCGCCGCCACCTGGTGGAGCTGCGTACCGCTGACGCCAGCGAGTACACGCTCGGCCAGGAGATCACCGCTGCCGTGTTCGAGTCGGGCGTCAAGGTCGACGTCACCGGCAAGAGCAAGGGCAAGGGCTTCGCCGGTGTCATGAAGCGTCACAACTTCAAGGGCCTCGGCGCCGGTCACGGCACCCAGCGCAAGCACCGCTCCCCCGGTTCCATCGGTGGCTGCGCCACCCCGGGCCGTGTCTTCAAGGGTCTGCGCATGGCAGGCCGTATGGGCAACGAGCGGGTCACCACCCAGAACCTGACCGTCCACGCCGTTGACGCGGAGAAGGGCCTGCTCCTCATCAAGGGCGCGGTTCCTGGTCCGAACGGCGGCCTCGTCCTGGTCCGTACCGCGGCCAAGGGGGCCTGA
- a CDS encoding acyltransferase domain-containing protein: MSLDPVAVGAREAAGKGDGGPGDLGPGGDGGKLVFAFAGQGHQWAGMGRDLLRTEAVFRAAVERCDAALAPHTGWSVVDRLTRDDAWPLMRRTDVLQPTLFTVQVALAALWRSWGVVPDAVVGQSMGEVAAAHVAGALTLEDAATVQCRRGALLQRISGRGTMAVVELPAAEAAALIADTGGKAVVAGYGSPTTTVLSGDHDSLDAVLARLAGTDVHARRIPDTAPSHSPCVDELRDDLRTALSGVRPRRAAVPLYSTVTLRRIEGPELTASYWIDNLREPVRFAPAVRQLSCAGHGVFLEISAHPVLTEPVRQCLEHAGHRGLALPSMRRNAELDALRASRDTLRTLGRPDPARARRPELTPYQAAVLPALFAR, translated from the coding sequence ATGTCGCTCGATCCGGTGGCCGTGGGCGCGCGCGAGGCAGCCGGGAAGGGTGACGGCGGCCCGGGTGACCTCGGTCCGGGTGGTGACGGCGGGAAGCTCGTTTTCGCCTTCGCCGGGCAGGGACACCAGTGGGCCGGCATGGGCCGGGACCTGCTGCGCACGGAAGCGGTGTTCCGGGCGGCCGTGGAGCGCTGTGACGCCGCGCTCGCCCCGCACACCGGCTGGTCGGTCGTGGACCGGCTCACCCGCGACGACGCCTGGCCCCTGATGCGGCGCACCGACGTCCTCCAGCCCACGCTGTTCACCGTGCAGGTGGCGCTCGCAGCCCTCTGGCGGTCCTGGGGCGTGGTGCCCGACGCCGTGGTCGGCCAGAGCATGGGCGAGGTCGCCGCGGCCCACGTCGCGGGCGCCCTGACCCTGGAGGACGCCGCGACCGTCCAGTGCCGGCGCGGCGCGCTGCTCCAGCGGATCAGCGGCAGGGGCACGATGGCCGTGGTGGAGCTGCCCGCCGCCGAGGCCGCGGCACTGATCGCGGACACCGGCGGGAAGGCCGTCGTCGCCGGGTACGGCAGCCCGACGACGACGGTCCTGTCCGGCGACCACGACTCCCTCGACGCGGTCCTCGCCCGGCTGGCGGGCACCGATGTGCACGCCCGGCGGATCCCGGACACCGCGCCCTCCCACAGCCCCTGCGTCGACGAGCTGCGCGACGACCTGCGCACGGCGCTGTCCGGCGTACGGCCCCGCCGGGCGGCCGTCCCCCTGTACTCCACGGTGACCCTCCGCAGGATCGAGGGCCCGGAGCTGACGGCCTCGTACTGGATCGACAACCTGCGCGAGCCGGTACGGTTCGCCCCGGCGGTCCGGCAGCTGAGCTGCGCCGGGCACGGCGTCTTCCTGGAGATCAGCGCGCACCCCGTGCTGACCGAGCCGGTCCGGCAGTGCCTGGAGCACGCCGGCCACCGGGGCCTGGCCCTGCCCTCCATGCGCCGCAACGCGGAACTCGACGCGCTGCGCGCCTCCCGTGACACGCTGCGCACCCTGGGACGCCCGGACCCCGCCCGCGCCCGCCGGCCCGAGCTGACGCCCTACCAGGCGGCGGTGCTGCCCGCGCTGTTCGCGCGCTAG
- the rplB gene encoding 50S ribosomal protein L2, giving the protein MGIRKYKPTTPGRRGSSVADFVEITRSTPEKSLVRPLHSKGGRNNAGRVTVRHQGGGHKRAYRVIDFRRHDKDGVPAKVAHIEYDPNRTARIALLHYADGEKRYIIAPAKLGQGDRIENGPGADIKPGNNLPLRNIPVGTTIHAIELRPGGGAKFARSAGSSVQLLAKEGAYAHLRMPSGEVRLVDVRCRATVGEVGNAEQSNINWGKAGRMRWKGVRPTVRGVAMNPVDHPHGGGEGKTSGGRHPVSPWGQKEGRTRSPKKASNKYIVRRRKTNKKR; this is encoded by the coding sequence ATGGGTATCCGCAAGTACAAGCCGACGACCCCGGGCCGTCGTGGCTCCAGCGTCGCCGACTTTGTCGAGATCACGCGGTCCACGCCGGAGAAGTCGCTGGTCCGCCCCCTGCACAGCAAGGGCGGCCGTAACAACGCCGGTCGTGTGACCGTTCGCCACCAGGGCGGTGGCCACAAGCGCGCCTACCGAGTGATCGACTTCCGTCGTCACGACAAGGACGGCGTGCCGGCCAAGGTCGCGCACATCGAGTACGACCCCAACCGCACCGCGCGCATCGCGCTCCTGCACTACGCAGACGGCGAGAAGCGCTACATCATCGCCCCGGCCAAGCTCGGCCAGGGTGACCGGATTGAGAACGGCCCCGGCGCCGACATCAAGCCGGGCAACAACCTCCCGCTGCGCAACATCCCGGTCGGTACCACGATCCACGCGATCGAGCTCCGTCCCGGTGGTGGCGCCAAGTTCGCCCGCTCCGCCGGTTCGTCCGTGCAGCTGCTGGCGAAGGAGGGCGCTTACGCCCACCTGCGCATGCCGTCCGGCGAGGTCCGCCTGGTCGACGTCCGCTGCCGCGCCACGGTTGGCGAGGTCGGCAACGCCGAGCAGTCGAACATCAACTGGGGCAAGGCCGGCCGTATGCGCTGGAAGGGCGTTCGCCCGACCGTCCGCGGTGTCGCGATGAACCCGGTTGACCACCCGCACGGTGGTGGTGAAGGCAAGACTTCCGGTGGTCGCCACCCGGTCTCGCCGTGGGGTCAGAAGGAGGGTCGTACTCGTTCGCCGAAGAAGGCGTCCAACAAGTACATCGTCCGCCGCCGCAAGACGAACAAGAAGCGCTAG
- a CDS encoding PIG-L family deacetylase codes for MNISPRWAISRRAALTGAAAATLVTAVGCSGGDSGKHRPGGAKPTRAVDPRATQSFDDGKHALLLQIMAHPDDDLYFMNPDAENIARAGVPVVSVYVTAGEAVGRNWIEGMPKTKPDKAAYASARHQGLRQAYAEMIGMDKFSPWKKSVMDLPGGVKAETNELGDGKHTVRLIFLNIAMQSANNVRIPHLWEDPRAAMQSLVSTGSPCTTVSTYRHDTLVDALAAIMDRFKPTVIHTLDPDPDYQVHDATHPKDNDYGACSDHRDHTPTALFSWKAMSQWTADAVKRDGRAPRFTTTAFRGYYNQRWPHNLPQDVVDAKHRLVQAYGGDPSWECSNAAGCGDYGQGGDRPLKNRKGWIRSTHYRYPGAMPVADTDRAGRLEAYGVLGTQAVRWVESSPGSGRWGAPQNLGGGPLAPALASVKDTAGRRLLFALRFSALDSRANTREIAVLEQREPGGAFKAWRGLGNPERKPDRGRRVGMPAAIATPDGRVHLFVRNAGKGLSSRVREPDGRWGNWQSLHGQEIQDGLTVVLDRDKRVHVFGAGRDTVHHWAQDTPSGPVRHQPLAGLPQPGDQPAAAVGPDGGLNVVYRTPAAREPVVYRFLPGGGGGGQQVAAAEQVSGTGLQNFAGYGPIVARSVAARGKDTVMVLGRAVSGQIQLQDAADPDSEPRRPPGGLVPVGTPSLLTDAGQQLCAVALGPDATPWVWRAGPAAGA; via the coding sequence TTGAACATCTCACCGCGCTGGGCCATCTCCCGCAGGGCCGCGCTCACCGGTGCGGCGGCGGCCACGCTGGTCACCGCGGTGGGCTGCAGCGGCGGCGACTCCGGGAAGCACCGGCCGGGCGGCGCGAAGCCCACCCGGGCCGTCGACCCCAGGGCAACACAATCGTTCGACGACGGCAAGCACGCCCTGCTCCTGCAGATCATGGCGCACCCCGACGACGACCTGTATTTCATGAACCCCGACGCCGAGAACATCGCCAGAGCGGGGGTGCCCGTCGTCTCCGTGTACGTCACGGCCGGTGAGGCGGTCGGGCGGAACTGGATCGAGGGGATGCCGAAGACCAAGCCGGACAAGGCCGCGTACGCCTCCGCCCGGCACCAGGGGCTGCGCCAGGCGTACGCCGAGATGATCGGCATGGACAAGTTCTCGCCCTGGAAGAAGTCCGTCATGGACCTCCCCGGGGGCGTGAAGGCGGAGACCAACGAGCTGGGCGACGGGAAACACACCGTCCGGCTGATCTTTCTGAACATCGCCATGCAGTCCGCGAACAACGTGCGCATCCCGCACCTGTGGGAGGACCCGCGCGCGGCCATGCAGAGCCTGGTCTCCACCGGCTCGCCCTGCACCACGGTCAGCACCTACCGGCACGACACGCTGGTGGACGCGCTGGCCGCGATCATGGACCGGTTCAAGCCGACGGTGATCCACACCCTGGATCCGGACCCCGACTACCAGGTCCACGACGCCACCCACCCCAAGGACAACGACTACGGGGCGTGCTCGGACCACCGCGACCACACGCCGACCGCGCTGTTCTCCTGGAAGGCCATGTCCCAGTGGACGGCCGACGCCGTCAAGCGCGACGGCCGGGCACCCCGCTTCACCACCACCGCCTTCCGCGGCTACTACAACCAGCGCTGGCCGCACAATCTCCCGCAGGACGTCGTGGACGCCAAGCACCGCCTGGTCCAGGCGTACGGCGGGGACCCGTCCTGGGAGTGCTCCAACGCCGCCGGCTGCGGTGACTACGGCCAGGGCGGCGACCGCCCGCTGAAGAACCGCAAGGGCTGGATCCGCTCCACCCACTACCGCTACCCCGGTGCGATGCCCGTGGCCGACACCGACCGGGCCGGGCGCCTGGAGGCGTACGGCGTGCTGGGCACCCAGGCCGTGCGCTGGGTGGAGTCCTCCCCCGGCAGCGGCCGCTGGGGCGCGCCGCAGAACCTCGGCGGCGGCCCCCTCGCCCCCGCCCTCGCCTCGGTCAAGGACACCGCCGGGCGCCGGCTGCTGTTCGCGCTGCGCTTCTCCGCCCTCGACAGCCGGGCCAACACCCGCGAGATCGCCGTTCTGGAGCAGCGCGAGCCCGGCGGGGCCTTCAAGGCCTGGCGGGGCCTCGGCAACCCCGAGCGCAAGCCCGACCGGGGCCGCCGCGTCGGCATGCCGGCCGCGATCGCCACCCCCGACGGGCGGGTCCACCTCTTCGTCCGCAACGCCGGCAAGGGCCTCTCCAGCCGGGTCCGCGAGCCCGACGGCCGGTGGGGGAACTGGCAGAGCCTGCACGGCCAGGAGATCCAGGACGGCCTGACCGTCGTGCTGGACCGGGACAAGCGTGTGCACGTCTTCGGGGCGGGCCGCGACACCGTGCACCACTGGGCCCAGGACACCCCGTCGGGGCCGGTCCGCCACCAGCCGCTGGCGGGCCTGCCGCAGCCCGGCGACCAGCCCGCCGCGGCCGTCGGCCCGGACGGCGGGCTGAACGTCGTCTACCGCACCCCGGCCGCGCGGGAACCGGTGGTCTACCGCTTCCTGCCCGGCGGGGGCGGGGGCGGGCAGCAGGTCGCGGCCGCCGAGCAGGTCAGCGGCACCGGTCTGCAGAACTTCGCGGGCTACGGGCCGATCGTCGCGCGCTCCGTGGCGGCCCGGGGCAAGGACACGGTCATGGTGCTGGGCCGGGCCGTGAGCGGCCAGATACAGCTCCAGGACGCGGCGGACCCCGACTCCGAACCGCGGCGACCGCCGGGCGGCCTCGTCCCCGTGGGCACGCCCTCGCTGCTCACGGACGCGGGACAGCAGCTGTGCGCGGTGGCCCTCGGCCCGGACGCCACCCCGTGGGTCTGGCGCGCGGGCCCCGCCGCGGGCGCCTGA